The DNA segment ATAATCGGTGCGTCATTTTTGTCATTTGCGTCTGTAGGGGGTGCAATTGCCGATATGGAAGGGAATCAGTATTATCCGGAATCCGGTCAGGAAAACCGCACAGATGAGGAAATGATAGACCGTCATGACGAAGTTCTAAACGAAATGTATGACGATTATGAGCATAAACTAAAAGCCTCCGAGAAATTCTATAACGGGGAGCTTGTCAGAAGGGAAAAACTTCACGAAAGAAGAATGGAAAGACGCAGTATATCGGCAGAACTTAAGAAAGAAAGAGCCATGCAACGTTCAGATGCACATGCCGATTATCTACAGAAAAAAGCAGAACTGGCAGAAACTCAGTTCGAAAAAAAGAACTATTATGTTGAAGCTATGAAAGAAAAAAGAGAGTATTTCAGAAAAAAAGAAGCTGAAAAAACGGGTATGGACCGGCACGAAGAAGACCCTTATAATAGCAAAGAAACCAATGAGATGAACATGCAACAATAAAGTAAGTTACTTTATGGAATATATTGATGAGTTATTAGTAGCGATAGATGAGCAGGTTTCATATATACTTGTCGGTTCTATATTTACGTTTGTAGCACTGTTTATATTCAGAAAAATTATATCAATGTTCTTGTTCGTTGTGTTCGGACTAATCTTATTTGCCGTTGTAAAACTTACCGTATTGCAACCAAGTACAACCGGAGATACTGCCGAGGGTGTTATAAAAAAGAAGATGAATAGTGTACAAGAAGCTATAGACGAATCTATAGAAGGTGTGAAAAACATAAAAGAATCTATGCAAGAAAAAGTAGACGGTGCTAAAGAAACCAGAAACAAAATAGATAAAACCCTTGATAAGTTCAAAGAAAAAGAAAAATCCGAATTTGATAAATTTATGCAGGAACTGGAAAAAGAAAAGAAAAAATCGGATTTTGACGTATTTATGCAGGAACTGGAAAAAGAATGAACTTATGAAAAGCGCTGATAATAATAAGCAATTTTAATTGCAATCTTTCAATGGATTTAGCGTTGAATTAATGATAAAAATGATTTTCCTTAAATGATATTGAGGTTCTATATATCTCTAAAGAAATCTGTGCATTATATACGCATCAACAAGCCCAAGTTCTTTATGGTCGAACGCCTGAGGGATAGTTCCCACTACCTCGAAGCCCATTTTCATCCATAATGCTACGGCTTTATGGTTGGTACTTACTACGATATTGAACTGCATGGCTTTATAGCCCTGTTTTCGGGCTTCATTTAAAGAATGCTCACACAATGCTTGCCCTATATTTTGTTTGCGGTAGTCGTGATGCACCATATACGCAGCATTACAGACATGCGAACCACGCCCCACCTTATTTTGCCTGATTAGGTAAAAACCTACTATTTTACCTTCTAAAACGGCAACGAACGGAGTAGTTTCCTCCATCCATAGCTTATGGGCTTTTTCACGTGTCGTATCATCTTTATAAATAAAACTTGTTCCTTCATTGACTATATGATGGAATATCTCCCATATCCCTTCAAAATCATCATCTTTAGCTTTTCTTATTTTCAACGGCATAACGAACCTTATGTATAGTTATTTATACACTATTTAGCACAAAATAACTAAATTCTCCACATAATTTTTATGTGCTACCTTTTGAAAAAATTAGCTTTATCCTTAACTCTATCCTGCCAGCTTTTTTCCGGCTCAAGAGAAGTGTGGGGCGTCGATTTTAGAACTCCTCTCGGATTATATTTATCAAGGACAGAAAGTTTAGTCTTCTCATCATGATGTTGTATATTATGCTCAATAGGGGCTTCAAGCCTTCCCATGTTTCTGGCTGCCACCAGAGGTACGGTTATTGCCATTCTGGGTATCATTGCCGCACCTATGCCTGAGCCACCCTTTACCGCCCGTGCAAAATTTGTTTTCAGAGTTTCCATGCTATAATTATTTTTAGCGTCCTTGCCCCAAAAATGTATAAGCTCAAGCGGAGTGCATGCAAAGGCGGTAAATGCCCCCGTTAACAAAGATGCTTTATATACGTCGTTATCTTTTATTTTACCGTCTTCTCCCCGAAATTGAGAGTTTATATAGTCCCCTCCCATAGTAAAACTTGTTATTGCAGCGGCACTTCTGCCTGTGGCCGATATTACCCTGCTTGACGGATAAAGATTTCCTACATTTCCTTTTGATATTGATTCCTTATAGCTATCAATAACTTTTTTAAAGCCGTTTTTGGGGTCTAAAGCTGTAGCTATCCCTATTGTTTCCACAGGACATAATATCGCCGCCCCTGCCAGTATGAATGCTGATTTTTCAGCACTTTTGATAATATCGTCTTCAGAATCACCGAGCATTCTGTCACTGGTTATTGACAGCCCTAATCTTACTGCCTGCATCAAAGGCGTATGTATCAATCTTGCCGATATACCGCTATAGGAATTTTGTACCTTTTGTGAAAAACCGTGTTGTTGGTAAAACGGTTTTACATGCCCTTTGTAATATTCTCGTAAGTTGGAATAGTTATTTCTTTCCTGCGGGTCAAGTATCCTTAGTTTTGCAGAATGCAGAGGGTAGGTTCCTACGGTAATTAACGAACTATATGCTGCATTTTTTGCCAGAGTATTAAATAAGCTAAAATCACTGTTTTTATTATCAGCGTTATCGGATTTTGTTTGGGCATTTTTTTTTAAGCTATCTTTCTCTGTAGCAGTCACTAATCATTCATAAATTGAGTCAAAGCGTTTATTACGGCTTTATTCTCATCTTCCAGACCTATAGTGATTCTCAGGAATTGATCAAGTCCGTAATTAACTACCGGACGTACGATGATACCTTGTTCCATCAAAAATTCAAATGCATAATTTGCTTTTTGTGCATTTTTAAAATCAACCAGAATAAAATTACCCACGCTTGGGACTGATTCAAGCCCTATATTGTTTAGTTCTAATGCCATATTCTCAAGTTGGGCATTATTGAAATCCTTTGTTTTTTTAGTGAACTCCACGTCTTTTACGGCTGCGGTTGCCGCACTTATAGCGGCTGACGATACGTTAAAAGGACCTCTTGTTCTGTTTAGCACATCGGCAACCGATTCAGGGCAATATGCCCAGCCTATACGCAGTGCCGCCAGACCGTATATTTTTGAGAAGGTACGGGTCATAACGGTATTTTCACCCAAATCCACAATATCCTCACCTGCCGTATAATCGTCTTTTTCAACATATTCAGCATAAGCACCGTCTAATACAAGCAATATATCGTCCCGTAAATTCTGACGCAGGCGTTTTACCTCCCCGCCCGATATATAGCTGCCTGTCGGGTTATTAGGGTTAGCGATGAATACTATTTTTGTTTTATCGGTAACGGCATTTAAGATATTATCTACAGATGTTTTTAAATCCGTTTCAGGAACGCTAATCGGTGTTGCACCTACTGTCAGGCTGTATATCCTGTACATAAGGAAGCCATGTTCGGTATAGATAACCTCGTCACCTGCTCCTGCATATGCAAGGCAAAGGAACGATATAATCTCATCGGAACCTGCACCGCAAACTATGCGGTCGGGGTTCAACCCATATACTTGCCCGATAGCTTCACGCAATATTGTTGCACCGCCATCGGGATATCTGAATAATTTTCCGGCTTCGTTCTTATATGCTTCTATGGCTTTGGGGCTTGCACCAAGTGGTGTTTCGTTAGATGAAAGCTTGATTGTTTTAGCTTCATTCTTCGATTTTGACAGACCGCCCTTATATGGCTGTATTTTCAATATGGATTCTTTTGGTTTTAATGTCATGTTCTAACCTGCTTATGATATCAAGCACATAGATATAGCGGAAATTATGGGATTTGTCACCGATGAACTTGTTTATCGAAAACTCTTATATTAAAAAACTAATTCCACTTTGCCACAGGTGGTAATGACATCAAAATAGCTTCGGTATTGCCGCCCGTCATAAGACCGAACTTTGTCCCTCTGTCATATACAAGATTGAACTCGGCATAACGCCCTCGTTTGAATAGCTGATGTTCTCTTTGCTCTTGATTCCACTCCTCAAGCATGTTGCGACGCACAATTTTCGGGTAGATATCAAGGAAAGCCTTACCCACATCTTGTGTAAAATCAAAATCATTTTCCCAATTACCGCTATCTAAATAATCATAGAATATACCGCCTACTCCACGTGATTCGTTCCTATGCTTTATAAAGAAATATTCATCACACCATTTTTTGAATTTAGGGTAATATTCGGGGTCATGCTTATCACATGCTTTTTTGAAAGCTGCATGAAAATCTTTTGTGTCTTCCTCTACTTCATACATAGGATTCAAGTCACCACCTCCTCCGAACCAGCTTTTTGACGTTACAATGAATCTGGTGTTAAAATGTACGGCAGGAACTAACGGGGAATGCATATGTGCTACCAGCGATATGCCTGTTGCAAAGAATTCAGGGTTTTCTTCCGCTCCGGGAATTTGCTTCGCAAACTCATCACTGAATTTTCCGAAAACAGTTGAGATATTCACGCCTACTTTTTCAAAAACACGCCCTCGCATAATAGACATCTGACCGCCGCCACCGCCTTCTCTTTCCCAGTTCTTACGCTCAAACCTTCCAACGGGCTTATCAGAATCGGTCAATTCGTCTTCGATTTTTTCAAATTCAGAGCAAATACTATCCCTTAGTCCTTCAAACCATGCGGCAGCCCTGCTCTTTTTCTC comes from the Pseudomonadota bacterium genome and includes:
- the hemF gene encoding oxygen-dependent coproporphyrinogen oxidase, whose amino-acid sequence is MEEKKSRAAAWFEGLRDSICSEFEKIEDELTDSDKPVGRFERKNWEREGGGGGQMSIMRGRVFEKVGVNISTVFGKFSDEFAKQIPGAEENPEFFATGISLVAHMHSPLVPAVHFNTRFIVTSKSWFGGGGDLNPMYEVEEDTKDFHAAFKKACDKHDPEYYPKFKKWCDEYFFIKHRNESRGVGGIFYDYLDSGNWENDFDFTQDVGKAFLDIYPKIVRRNMLEEWNQEQREHQLFKRGRYAEFNLVYDRGTKFGLMTGGNTEAILMSLPPVAKWN
- a CDS encoding GNAT family N-acetyltransferase, encoding MPLKIRKAKDDDFEGIWEIFHHIVNEGTSFIYKDDTTREKAHKLWMEETTPFVAVLEGKIVGFYLIRQNKVGRGSHVCNAAYMVHHDYRKQNIGQALCEHSLNEARKQGYKAMQFNIVVSTNHKAVALWMKMGFEVVGTIPQAFDHKELGLVDAYIMHRFL
- the hisC gene encoding histidinol-phosphate transaminase, which gives rise to MTLKPKESILKIQPYKGGLSKSKNEAKTIKLSSNETPLGASPKAIEAYKNEAGKLFRYPDGGATILREAIGQVYGLNPDRIVCGAGSDEIISFLCLAYAGAGDEVIYTEHGFLMYRIYSLTVGATPISVPETDLKTSVDNILNAVTDKTKIVFIANPNNPTGSYISGGEVKRLRQNLRDDILLVLDGAYAEYVEKDDYTAGEDIVDLGENTVMTRTFSKIYGLAALRIGWAYCPESVADVLNRTRGPFNVSSAAISAATAAVKDVEFTKKTKDFNNAQLENMALELNNIGLESVPSVGNFILVDFKNAQKANYAFEFLMEQGIIVRPVVNYGLDQFLRITIGLEDENKAVINALTQFMND
- a CDS encoding DUF2852 domain-containing protein, giving the protein MEYIDELLVAIDEQVSYILVGSIFTFVALFIFRKIISMFLFVVFGLILFAVVKLTVLQPSTTGDTAEGVIKKKMNSVQEAIDESIEGVKNIKESMQEKVDGAKETRNKIDKTLDKFKEKEKSEFDKFMQELEKEKKKSDFDVFMQELEKE